The genomic stretch CTGCCAATATGCTTCTCTTTAATCTGACCTCTGTAAATGGAGTGCAGGTGACACGTTCCATAAAAAGAGAAGAGCCCTCATTCCTCAGCCGTGGCAGGTCCAGCTGTCGGCAGGGTCAACCATTGTCACCCACACACTGACCCCTGTACATAGCAGGGCTGTTGATTGCCCCTATACTCTGTGCTTGGCCTTCAGCAGAAGTACTGAATCAGCCTGGGAAGTCTCCTCACAGGTGGCAGTGCATACTCTGGGATTCCACGCCTTAAGATGATGACGGAGCCACTTGATGAATGATAAAGCTTCATTCACATattctgttttcctctcagtcccCCTGGTGACAGCTAAGATGAATGACAGAGCGGTACTTCTCTGACTCTCATTTGTTCTCAGAGATGACTGCTGCCCTCTGGTCATTTAGGGTATTACACTTCTAATCCGTTAGAAAATCCTatcaaaatgcatcaaaacaatGTCAGGTTGAATCCAATCTGAGTCATGCCaggtaattaaaaaaacaaatgagtcACTTCGACATGTGAGAAAACTTAGTAAGAAGGACACAATTACATGAACTCTGGTGGATTTTATTCTGTTCTGTATGGGCAACATATAAACATccagctttaaaataaatacatttaaataacatGTTTAGCAGTCAGTAGTAAACTTCAGAAAAAAAGTTTGCAATtcaagtttttttcagtttggagttgctgctttgtttttatctgaAGAGATTTAAAAACCAAAGTAAAGAATTTGTATAAAGCAAACACTGTTACTTTtaacatagactgtatatagaAAATGGAGGTAGCAGTTTGACATCACCCACTGATCTGCGGACTGCTGAAATTGGAATTTGGCTGTTGTCACGTTGCTCTTTTGAAACCTGACATGAGGGGCAATGGGTGGATCTGACTGTGAACTTGGGGACACCTGCATATATAATAGCGCCTTGACAATCACAAGGAAGTCCTACTCTAAAACATACGCTGGGTGTTTTGCTCAATTATTTTACTCCTAATTTAACAAaagtttacaaaatgaacaccacTGTTTATTAAAAAACTCCTGAAACTAGCGACTGAAACCATAAAGCCATTAGGTAAATGTGTACTGAGGTAaaaaatcaagtgagaagtgggatcattttctcatagacatCTATAgaatcagacttctttttgcaaccagcgGAGTTGCCCCCTACTGGCCTTTATAAATAATGCAGGTTTAAAGCACTTCTGCATTGGCAGCACTTTTCAGACCCAAATGCTACGTCCATTTTATACACAGTCCatgaatgcaaaaaaaccccTAACCCCCTACAGTATAAAGCAGGTATAGctaatgaatggatgaatgaagtGCAGCATGTTTACCAAGTATTAGTACATCTCACCAATAACAGCTGATGAAAAGGTGTAAATCCTCCAGTCTATTAGATTCCAtactgatttaaaacaaaaccatgacatttttaattatattttgctTATATAATAGAGTAAAGTTAATTATATAGCCCATAATTTTAGAACATTGGAGCACTTGTCTGGTACAGTCTGCATGTGTCAGAAGCCACATTTCATAAATTGATATTCTCATGTCAAGatcaaaaattaaaacaaatccaTGACAAGAGAAGAATGTGGTAAGCTGGAACACTTCTTTTCAAAATGTTACTTAATTGACCTTTAGTTGGCCAAATATCAAGCCACTGTATTATGTAAATACTGTGTACTGCTGTATGCAGTGTTTATTGGTTCTTTGCACAGGCTGTAACTTATCAATAGATACTAAAATCTAAACTACTGGTGCAAAAAGTCTGAACGCTACATTTTCCTCACACCGGAACTGGATGGTAAGATTATATTTCACTGGATAAATCATCGCCATGTCATATTGTGATGTCCAGTATATTTTAGGAACCCTACTAACAAGTTGAATCAGTAGTTGTTACCTGACAGTAAAAGgtcacttttttgtcactttgagtCGGTATgaaatctgtgtgttttgttagtACGAGCAAAGCTTTTGCTGGATCCAAGCTCCCATAGTCGAGTCTCCAGCATTGTGCAAATGCTTACTGCAGGCCTTCCCCACCAAGAAGACCACCTCTGCGATGTTGAGCAGAATACAAACCCCTGACGCAGCCAGCATGAACACGGTGAAGACAGTCTTCTCCGTGGGCCTCGACACAAAGCAGTCCACTGTGTTGGGACAGGGGTACGAGTCACACTTCACCAGCCGGATCATCTTGTAACCAGGGTAGATCATATAAAACACATACATGAAAGTGACCTCAAAGACAATACGGAACAGCAGGCTGATGACGTACGTCCACCACAGGGCTCCTGTGATTTTCATCTTCTGGGTCTTTATCTGCTCCAGGTCTTTGGGATTGGTCCGGCCTGACAGTTTGTAGAGCCTCTTGTCGACATGGCGGCGGTGGGCCACGTGCATGGCGACCAGCAGGGCCGGAGTGGAGACCAGGATGAGCTGGAGCGCCCAGAGGCGGATGTGGGAGATGGGGAAGAAGTGGTCGTAGCAGACGCTGTTGCAGCCCGGCTGCTGGGTATTGCAGGTGAAGCCGGACTTCTCGTCGCCCCAAACACTCTCAGCAGCAACCACCAGGACCAGGATGCGGAAAATGAACAGGACAGAGAGCCAGATGCGGCCGATGCCAGTGGAGTGTCTGTTCACACCGCTGATGACAGCATAAAATGATGCCCAGTTCATCTTTGGTTCCGGGTCTGAAGCAGAAACGCATACGAAATGATCAGCATCCAGGAGAACGTTGTACTGTGTACTGTTTTATAGCTttgtaattgcattttttttttaccaacacGTGGAGAATTTGATGCAACATAAGATAACACAAACCTGCAGTAAATCactaaatataataaacagaacaaacacgAGCGCATAATGGAAAGTAAtagaaatccatccattatctatacaccgctcaatcctcactagggtcgtgggggtgctggagtctatcccagctgacttagggtgaaggcaggggacaccctggacaggtcaatACTCCATCGAAGGGCCAcatgtacagacaaacaatcacactcacattcacacatacggacaatttagagttaccaataaacctcagtttatttttggactgtgggaggaagctggagaacctgcagaaaacccacacatgcacagagagaacatgcaaactccatgcagaaagatcctgggaaggacacgatgtgaaccagggatcttctggctgcaaagcaacagtgctaaccaccaagccccaactaatagaaataataaatacaattcaaaaataacatAATCAAAGTTTTtcacaactaaataaaatatttgcttcttattgttttttttttttgctttatagAAATTAATCTGAGACGCAAACTCTCCCTAATACAAAACAAGAACACTCCCACATTAAATGAAGCAATGCACCTAATTTACTCATTTCTACACTTCCAGTAATACCTGTGAGTCACTTTGTAATATATAGATTTGACCATCACAGTTCAAGGCATCAGCCACAATGCTTTGCCATAGTGTAGAAATCTCCGATTTGAATCCACCTTTACTTTCTTATTCTCTTTTAACAGTCAGCAAACCAAAGTGTGCACTAAAAGGCATAATAATTCACATATACCTTACTCTTCTTTTAATGCAGTAAAACCCTGAGACTGTTTATGCAGCgcctcatttacaggcatctTTAAAGCTCAGCCATGCCCGTTAAgctctctgaaaaaaaatttaaatgctaCTTTATAGAAAATCACTGTTAAATGTTATTTCTGAATTTAGCACAAAATGATGTTTATAAATGAATGTGATGATGTttgaggaaaagagaaaaaaattgtttaaaatgaattaagTAGCCTCTGTATAATGATGCAGTGgtatactgttttttttttttcaatattcagTGCTTCTATCAATGTTTTTACTTATACTACCTAAATATGTTCAAACTATGGCCCTGAGTTATATCAGCTTTAATAAAGCAGATTAAATAGAGCATTTTAGGGCTGAAATCAGGATTACATGATTAATCGATTAAACAACTGGCAGACAATTGAGATTTCCAATTTCACTTATCCAGATGCAAAAAATACCCAAACTTGTCTCATTCTAGATTCTCCAGTGTGAAGATTCactgcttttcttctcttctgtgacataaaaatctgaaaatatttagcTTTTCAATTCTCAgtaagacaaaacaagaaattatcaGACTTGAAACGGAACATAAAAAGCTTCTGATTCctattttttcaatatttattgcactttatagtttaaattattcagtaacacaatattacaaaaataaaaaaagtaaaccCAGAAACTAACATTTATTGTAGAACAAATTGCCTCAAAGTAGAGAAGCAGAAGGTTCAACACCTAACCCTGTGCTATCTATGTAGTCggagaacagagaaaaaaggaAGATGTTTTCATATTCAGAGGCAAACTTAAAAATCCAACTCCAGTCTAACTTAAGTAgttaaaaatatgaatccaCATAATACTGTACCTTTATCAGTGGGACAGTATAGTTGCAGCAACTAACAAATGTGCACACAATGAACTAAAGTTAAACTTTGCACACTCAACCTTCCagttttccagtttttccatCTCACCATATTAGTAAATCCCAGCTTTTCCAAGTCCATTCATTTCAAGTTTAACAGACAAAGTGCATTATCTCCTCTGTGCTGATCATTACTGATGTATGTGTGACCTCCACATGTTTGCATTTCCAGTCTAGTGTAAATGTCAGAGTTGTTACCGGGCTCAGCTGGAGGTGTAAGAGGCATAGGAGGCAGCGTAGAGGACAGTGTTGACCCGCTGGTTTGGCATGGATGTGAatccagagaagaagaaagccTCTCTGCCCCCCTCTGCTGCTGGCAGGCACCTTAAGAGTGCAACACTGAGGTCTGGCACCATGTGTCATGTGACATGCTTTCACCAGTCGCCATGGTGTAGCATGCAAAGTGGGCATCTGTACTCAGCATAACGGTTTCTGTAATACCTTCTTCACtttttggcaggaaaataaCTTGTGCTCCAAAACGAACATAATGAGGAATATATAAGCACTAGTGTGGTTTTTAACTTGCAACATTTTAAGCAATATGATCATTCAAGCCTTATTTTGTGACCAAGTTGAGCATAACTAATAAAGACTGCCAATAATTTAGATTGATTATCCattttttggatgaaatttctAATAAAGCATATTTTAAAAGAGAATCTTTCTCTTTCATCTGACTTTCTAAACTCCCTGGTACCAAATAGAACAGCAGCAAAGCACGGACTACAAATAAGCACAGAATAAACCTGCTgaacacactgaaaacaaactaTCCCACATCTCCACAGCTACACAATCTGGTGATACAGTGAGAAATAAAATTAGCTTACCCTCAGCTGTAGTTGTAAATAAAGTACATCCAGCAACATTTACGTTGAcattagcagattttttttttcagcctaTGACTGTGAACAAGAGTATCAGAGCACCATGACTTTGCATTGCTAATGATTTCTCTCACACTAGCCACTGCCCTGCACTGAGAAGGTCATATGCTTCTGTGCAAAGAATTTGCATACAATGGCCCCATTTACCCCGAGCAAACAAACAGCTTCAGAATTCAGATCAAACGTTTTAATTTCTGCCCAGCTGAAGAATCTGTGTGGGGTCTGCGGTCTGTCCACTTGTTCTTATTGTGCTGTGTTCCCCAGAGGAAGTGGAGGACGTTTTTGACGCAATATGGAGTAAAACATAAAGGTCTACAACAAAGAATGACACATGAAATCTAAAGATAAGAGGACAAGAGGTTTGTTATCCTAAGAATCAGACTCTAGTCTAGTTTTCTGCTCAACCTTTACATCCacgttgctgctgctgcctgctgaaTATTTTGATTCAACCAGTGAATATATTGTGCTTCACCGTTTGACGTGTTTCAGCAAAGTGGGATTAATTGCCAGATTTTCTCAATGAATGACCTCCTTAGCTCCCTCCTAGTAACAGCGAGGTTTGATGTTGTTGCGTGAATCCAccgttttaaaaaatgaaaatcgaCAGATACAtccacacaaaatcaacacGAGCATTTTCGTCTGTAAAAGTCACTGACCAAAGAGTTCCACATTAATATTTATGAGCTTTTCAAGCAAAACTAATTTTTAGAGCCtgacaaataaaatacatgaaatgatTTTTGAGAGATAAAATCAAGAAGTCCAAtcaatttgcatatttttttctgaagctgttaataatttatttagttagtagtttgacatttttgatttgttatATATGGCCTTTCTCATATGTCTAAGTACCTCTACTGTCTAATAGGTTTACATTAAGAGCAATGATTGGAAAGAACATTAAAACTCCATGAAGCTGTGAAATGCATGGTATGTTTTTGGAATTTAGAACACGTGTTAAACCAGTAAAACAAGGTCATCAACAGTTGGCTGTAACCCAAAGAAGGCCAAGACTGAGATTGTAAATATCATACAAAAGACACTGCACTGTTCAGTTGGACGATAAA from Amphiprion ocellaris isolate individual 3 ecotype Okinawa chromosome 14, ASM2253959v1, whole genome shotgun sequence encodes the following:
- the gjb1a gene encoding connexin 27.5 isoform X2, yielding MNWASFYAVISGVNRHSTGIGRIWLSVLFIFRILVLVVAAESVWGDEKSGFTCNTQQPGCNSVCYDHFFPISHIRLWALQLILVSTPALLVAMHVAHRRHVDKRLYKLSGRTNPKDLEQIKTQKMKITGALWWTYVISLLFRIVFEVTFMYVFYMIYPGYKMIRLVKCDSYPCPNTVDCFVSRPTEKTVFTVFMLAASGVCILLNIAEVVFLVGKACSKHLHNAGDSTMGAWIQQKLCSY
- the gjb1a gene encoding connexin 27.5 isoform X1, which produces MPLTPPAEPDPEPKMNWASFYAVISGVNRHSTGIGRIWLSVLFIFRILVLVVAAESVWGDEKSGFTCNTQQPGCNSVCYDHFFPISHIRLWALQLILVSTPALLVAMHVAHRRHVDKRLYKLSGRTNPKDLEQIKTQKMKITGALWWTYVISLLFRIVFEVTFMYVFYMIYPGYKMIRLVKCDSYPCPNTVDCFVSRPTEKTVFTVFMLAASGVCILLNIAEVVFLVGKACSKHLHNAGDSTMGAWIQQKLCSY